Below is a genomic region from Pseudomonas svalbardensis.
AACGGAGCCAGGCCGGTGCCTGTGGATAACAGCCAGAGATCACGGCCGTCGACAAAGCGATCCAGCGTCAGGTAACCAAAGGCCTGACGCTCGACCAGCAGCGTATCGCCGACTCCGAGCCGACTCAGCTCACTGGTGAACTCCCCCCCTGGCACCACAATGGAAAAGAATTCGAGGAACTCGTCATAGGGCGACGACACCATGGAATAGGCCCGCCATACGGTGCTGCCGTCAGCCTTGGTAACGCCCAGCCGGGCGAATTGCCCTGCACGAAAACGAAAACCCGGATCCCGGGTGGTCCGCAGGGTGAACAGACTGGGGGTCAGCGACTGGACGTCGAGCAAGGTCTGGCGAGTGAATTTTTCTGCACTGGCGGTCATGGGGTGCTCCATTCAACAGATAGCCACAGTGTCCCGCAAAGCGGAGGGCTTAAACACCGGTGATTTGTAGTGGCTTTAGCCAGGGCCTCATTCACATTAACCTCATAATACGACTTAGCATTAACTACCCAGTTAATGCACAAATCCAAGGCTGATTAAAGTAAGCCAGACATTTCGTTATCTATGCCAGCACTCCCTAACGTTAGAACCAGATACTTGCTTAAAAATCGCAAACAAAGCCAAAAATTCTCACGCGCACATAGGAAACATCCTACACTCGGCTCGTGTCAGATCTTGGATCCAAAAAGGCACCCCCAAATAACATCACACTTGGAGAGGCACAATGGAGAGGTGGAAGGAATCACAACTCAACCAATTATCGCGAACAACGGAGATTGATATTGCCTACCGGATTTCACTGGGTTTCGCGAAAAATATAGGCTTTAAATTTTTCGCCTTTTCAACAACATACCAAGTAAAAACTGACCACTTTAATACAGTCCAGCTCAACAACTACCCTACGGACTGGAACATTGAATATGAACAAAAAAATTTCAGCGCAATTGACCCGGTAGTGGCTCACTGCAATCACTCCAGGCTGCCTGTCCTTTGGAGCGAAGGACTTTTTTCCAAGACCCCGCGCTTGTGGGATGCGCTTGAGAAACAAGGATTGCAGCACGGCTGGTCACAATCGGTCCATGACGAGGACAGTGGTGTTTGCAGCATTCTGAGCCTGGCCAGAAGCCATTGCCCGATCACTGCGTTTGAGCTGTATCAAAATCTCGGTTTTTCAGTATTCATCGGGCGCCACCTGCATGCGTTGATCGCACAGACACTGCCCAGGAAATCGACCAAGCCACCCGTGCCGCATTTGTCCCCCCGCGAGATCGATGTACTGAAACTGGCGGCTGATGGCAAAACTGCGTATGAGAGTGCCAGAATCCTCAATCTCAGCGCACGCACGGTCAATTTTCATGTGCAAAGCGCGATTCTGAAACTGGGGGTCAATAACAAGATTTCGGCAGTCATCGCCGCCACCAAGGACGGTTTTCTAAGTAGCAGCGCGATGCGTTGACCCAAAAAATCCTGCAAGTAATCCAAAAGAAAAAAACGTACCATTTGCGGTCCTTCTTGAGTGTTGACGTGTGAACCTTCACGACGCAGTACACTCGGACGGTCTCGCCCGCTACAACGCCCTTGGGCCGCGGGACACCTGTTGATGACCCCGTTGATTACCCAGAGCCCCGCCTCATGCCCTTGCTCGAAACACCCTTCGCCCGACTCGACCTGATCCGCCAGCCCGAACAGCAGAACGAACCGCTGCAGGCATTTGATGCCGCAGACGAATACCTGCTCACCCATCTGGCTGACCAACAGCCCTCGGCCGACACTCGGGTTTTGGTGCTCAACGACAGCTTTGGCGCATTGGCTGCCAGCCTGGCGGGAAAGGTTCAAGTGACCAGCAGCGGTGACTCGTTCCTGGCCTTTCAGGGACTGGAAAAAAATCTGATCCGTAACGGCCAGGCATTTGATGCGGTGCCAAGCGTACCTGCCAGTGAAGCCTTTTCAGGCCCCTTTGACCGGGTACTGATCCGGGTCCCGAAAACCCTGGCCTTGCTGGAAGAACAACTGATTCGTTTGCAGGGTCAACTGGCGCCAGGGGCTCAGGTGATTGCTGCGGCGATGATCAAGCATTTACCCCGAGCCGCGGGCGATCTGCTGGAACGCTACATCGGCCCGGTGCAAGCCTCGTTGGCGGTGAAGAAGGCTCGGCTATTGATCGCGACCGCTGAAGTCAAAGCGCCCGTTGTGTCCCCCTACCCAACTCGCTATCGACTCGACGCCCCTGAGATCGAACTGCTGAATCACGCCAATGTGTTCTGCCGTGAAGGGCTGGATATCGGCACGCGAGCGTTTTTGCCGCACCTGCCAAAGAACCTTGGCTCAGCGCGGGTTGCCGACCTGGGATGTGGCAACGGGGTTTTGGCCATCGCCAGCGCCCTGCAAAACCCCGAGGCCCACTTCACGCTCGTGGACGAATCGTTTATGGCCGTGCAATCGGCAGCCGAGAACTGGCGCGCGGCGCTCGGTGACCGGGAAGTGGTTGTACGTGCCGGTGATGGATTGGCGGGTCAGGAACCTCAGTCTCTGGACGTGGTGTTGTGCAACCCACCGTTTCACCAACAACAAGTCGTCGGCGACTTCCTGGCCTGGCGCATGTTCCAGCAGGCCCGAGAGGCTCTGGTGGTGGGTGGCGCGTTGTACATCGTCGGCAATCGTCATCTGGGGTATCACAGCAAGCTCGCGCGGTTGTTCCGCGGCGTCGAGCAAGTGGCGGCCACACCCAAGTTCGTGATCCTTAAAGCCCGAAAATAGTCCCAGGCAAAAAAAACCTCCAGCAAATGGAGGGTTGTAAATCCCTGCCGCAAGGCAACGGGATGGGATCTGGTGCAAAAAATCAGTGGGTCGTCAGGCCCGCGGCATTCATGAACATGCGCATCAGGCTGGCCACGATGAACAGCGCCACCACGCTGCCAGTCCAGATCATCGCCAACCAGCCGAGTCGCTGCCAGAGCGGCTTTTTCTCTGCTGCTTCGATTTCCTGCAAGGAATGTTTACCCGTCTTCATCGCAATCTCCTCTGAAGAAATGACGCGGGTCTCAGCCCTGCGCCAATGTCGCGTGCTCTAGTGATAACCATCTTCGTGGGTGACCTTGCCGCGGAACACGTAGTAGCTCCAGAAGGTGTAACCCAGGATGAACGGGATGATGAACAGCGTGCCCACCAGCATGAAGCCCTGGCTTTGCGGCGGTGCGGCGGCGTCCCAGATCGAGATCGACGGCGGCACGATGTTCGGCCACAGGCTGATGCCCAAACCGCTATAGCCGAGGAAGATCAGCACCAGGGTCAGCAGGAATGGCGTGTAGTTCGCATTGCGAGCCACCGCGCGGATCAGACCGTACATGGTCACCAGCACCAGAATCGGCACCGGCAGGAACCAGAACAGGTTCGGCAGGGTGAACCAGCGAGCGGCAATCTCGGCGTGGGCCAGCGGGGTCCAGATGCTGACGATACCGATCACCGCCAGTACTACGAAAGCCAGTGGCCGAGCCAGGTCATGCATCTGCTCCTGCAACTTGCCTTCTGTCTTCATGATCAGCCAGGTGCAACCGAGCAACGCATAAGCCACCACCAGCGCCAGGCCGCAGAACAGGGTGAACGGCGTCAACCAGTCCAGTGAGCCACCGGCAAATTGGCGATTGACCACCGGCAATCCATCAATGAACGCACCCAACGCCACGCCTTGGAAAAAGGTGGCGGCGACCGAGCCACCGATGAACGCCTTGTCCCAGAGATGGCGCTTGTCGTCCCTGGCCTTGAAGCGGAACTCGAAGGCCACGCCGCGGAAGATCAGCCCGATCAGCATAAAAATCAGCGGCAGGTACAACGCCGAGAGCACCACCGAATAGGCCAGTGGGAAGGCCCCGAACAACGCGGCGCCGCCCAGTACCAGCCAGGTTTCGTTACCGTCCCAGACAGGCGCGACGGTGTTCATCATGACGTCACGATCGGTCTTGCCCGGAATGAACGGGAAGAGAATCCCGATCCCCAAATCGAAACCGTCCATGACCACGTACATCATGATGCCGAAGATGATGATCACGGCCCAGATCAGCGGAAGATCAATACCCATGAGTCAAATCTCCTTGGTCAGGCTGGGGCTGTGGTCGCTGTCACCGTTGTCATCGGCGGCGGACAGCGGGCGGGCCGGCGTGCGTTTCTGGCCAGGACCACCCTCGTTGGTTTCCTTGCCTTCGTCGATCTTCGGCCCTTTGCGCACCAGGCGCATCATGTAGCCCAGACCGGCACCGAACAGCGCGAAATAGACCACGACGAACATGATCAACGTGATGCTCATTTGCATGAAGCTGTGATTGGAGGACGCGTCTGCCGTGCGCATCAGGCCGTAGATCACCCACGGCTGACGGCCGATTTCAGTGGTGAACCAACCGGCCAGGATTGCGATCAGGCCGGATGGCCCCATCCACAACGCCAGGTACAGGAATGGCCGCGAGGTATAGAGCTTGTCGCGTTTACGCAGCCACAGGCTCCACAAACCG
It encodes:
- a CDS encoding autoinducer binding domain-containing protein, which codes for MERWKESQLNQLSRTTEIDIAYRISLGFAKNIGFKFFAFSTTYQVKTDHFNTVQLNNYPTDWNIEYEQKNFSAIDPVVAHCNHSRLPVLWSEGLFSKTPRLWDALEKQGLQHGWSQSVHDEDSGVCSILSLARSHCPITAFELYQNLGFSVFIGRHLHALIAQTLPRKSTKPPVPHLSPREIDVLKLAADGKTAYESARILNLSARTVNFHVQSAILKLGVNNKISAVIAATKDGFLSSSAMR
- a CDS encoding methyltransferase encodes the protein MPLLETPFARLDLIRQPEQQNEPLQAFDAADEYLLTHLADQQPSADTRVLVLNDSFGALAASLAGKVQVTSSGDSFLAFQGLEKNLIRNGQAFDAVPSVPASEAFSGPFDRVLIRVPKTLALLEEQLIRLQGQLAPGAQVIAAAMIKHLPRAAGDLLERYIGPVQASLAVKKARLLIATAEVKAPVVSPYPTRYRLDAPEIELLNHANVFCREGLDIGTRAFLPHLPKNLGSARVADLGCGNGVLAIASALQNPEAHFTLVDESFMAVQSAAENWRAALGDREVVVRAGDGLAGQEPQSLDVVLCNPPFHQQQVVGDFLAWRMFQQAREALVVGGALYIVGNRHLGYHSKLARLFRGVEQVAATPKFVILKARK
- the cydB gene encoding cytochrome d ubiquinol oxidase subunit II produces the protein MGIDLPLIWAVIIIFGIMMYVVMDGFDLGIGILFPFIPGKTDRDVMMNTVAPVWDGNETWLVLGGAALFGAFPLAYSVVLSALYLPLIFMLIGLIFRGVAFEFRFKARDDKRHLWDKAFIGGSVAATFFQGVALGAFIDGLPVVNRQFAGGSLDWLTPFTLFCGLALVVAYALLGCTWLIMKTEGKLQEQMHDLARPLAFVVLAVIGIVSIWTPLAHAEIAARWFTLPNLFWFLPVPILVLVTMYGLIRAVARNANYTPFLLTLVLIFLGYSGLGISLWPNIVPPSISIWDAAAPPQSQGFMLVGTLFIIPFILGYTFWSYYVFRGKVTHEDGYH
- a CDS encoding DUF2474 domain-containing protein; the encoded protein is MKTGKHSLQEIEAAEKKPLWQRLGWLAMIWTGSVVALFIVASLMRMFMNAAGLTTH